The Candidatus Bathyarchaeia archaeon genome includes a window with the following:
- a CDS encoding tRNA (adenine-N1)-methyltransferase, which yields MGATRLRGGNLVEEGDYVLLYLDRKRTYLVKAKRGEVFHTHRGFIQFDALIGQSFGTRVKSSADVEFMVLKPTMNDYVQKIARRTQIMYPKDMAIILVNADIKPGSLVVEAGAGSGALTSFLANHVRPTGRVYSYEVREEFLEVARRNIERLGLTDYVELKFKDITQGIDESEVDAVVLDMATPWLAVAPAYRALRGSGLLASFSPTIDQSIKTVETMETSGFTAIETVETLMRRYQVKRGQTRPETLMIAHTGYLTFGRKILL from the coding sequence GTGGGGGCTACTAGGTTGAGGGGGGGAAACCTCGTCGAGGAAGGAGACTATGTCCTACTATACCTCGACAGGAAGAGAACCTACCTAGTGAAGGCGAAGAGGGGTGAAGTCTTCCACACCCACCGGGGATTTATTCAGTTCGACGCGTTGATAGGACAGAGCTTCGGCACACGGGTAAAGAGTAGCGCCGATGTGGAGTTCATGGTGTTGAAGCCCACTATGAACGACTATGTTCAGAAGATTGCGCGGAGAACCCAGATAATGTACCCTAAGGATATGGCCATAATCTTGGTCAACGCCGATATTAAACCAGGCTCTCTGGTTGTAGAGGCCGGGGCTGGGAGCGGCGCGCTCACAAGCTTCTTGGCCAACCACGTAAGACCTACAGGTCGAGTGTACAGTTACGAGGTTAGAGAGGAGTTTCTAGAAGTGGCTAGGAGGAATATAGAACGCCTCGGCCTCACCGATTATGTAGAGTTAAAGTTTAAGGATATAACCCAAGGCATAGATGAGAGCGAGGTGGATGCGGTGGTTCTCGATATGGCCACCCCTTGGTTGGCTGTGGCCCCCGCGTACAGAGCTCTGAGGGGAAGTGGACTACTCGCCTCCTTCAGCCCCACCATAGATCAGTCGATCAAGACTGTTGAGACTATGGAGACCAGCGGTTTCACAGCCATCGAGACAGTTGAGACCTTGATGAGAAGATATCAGGTCAAGAGGGGGCAGACTCGCCCTGAGACACTTATGATCGCGCATACCGGTTACTTAACATTCGGCAGGAAGATCCTACTCTAG
- a CDS encoding V-type ATP synthase subunit E — MSTLALSKIEEEILADAQEEANRRIQEAEKEAAAIIEKAKAEAQRKVEEIKARVQEQIKILERKKLSEARRKAALAVLEEKNTLIDKVFKEALKRVRDLKTEDVEKSAKYLLEEAIKSFGSGDLKLQVSSKERKVYENVIKSLNTPRGVTITLEKDPLPSSGGFIISTADGQIKIDNTFETRLESVSRSLRKEVAAILFGQVT; from the coding sequence ATGTCTACACTTGCTCTATCCAAAATTGAAGAGGAGATCCTAGCCGACGCTCAAGAGGAGGCAAATCGGAGAATCCAAGAGGCTGAAAAAGAAGCCGCAGCCATAATCGAGAAGGCAAAGGCTGAAGCGCAAAGGAAAGTCGAGGAGATAAAGGCAAGAGTTCAGGAGCAGATAAAGATCCTTGAACGTAAGAAACTGAGCGAAGCGAGGCGTAAAGCAGCCCTCGCAGTTCTCGAGGAGAAGAATACGCTGATCGATAAGGTATTTAAAGAAGCCTTAAAACGGGTCAGAGATCTTAAAACTGAAGATGTTGAGAAGAGTGCCAAATACCTCCTTGAGGAGGCGATTAAAAGTTTCGGATCCGGAGACCTAAAACTTCAGGTGAGCAGCAAGGAGCGTAAAGTCTACGAGAACGTCATCAAAAGCCTGAACACTCCGAGGGGCGTGACAATAACTTTAGAAAAGGATCCACTACCTTCCAGCGGGGGGTTCATTATATCCACGGCAGATGGCCAAATTAAGATCGACAACACCTTCGAGACAAGGCTTGAGTCCGTCTCACGAAGTTTAAGGAAAGAGGTCGCCGCGATACTCTTCGGGCAGGTAACCTAG
- a CDS encoding endonuclease Q family protein: MRVIIDAHIHSKYSRATSQNMDIRSIARFAQIKGLTVVGTGDFTHPKWLEEIKEALEENPPHSGLYKLKKSEEAGVYFILTAEVSTVFEFEGRGRKVHHVIWCPNIEIAEQINDSLSNYGSLTDDGRPTLTISAPQLVEEVLNISGGNFIFPAHAWTPWFSIFGAFSGFDNVEACYQDKSSRIHALETGLSSDPPMNWRVSSLDRLAIISNSDCHSAWPWRLGREATVLELEELSYLKIVEAIKSKDPKRLLFTIETDPAYGKYHWTGHRNCNVSMPPEDAIRQGGRCPVCGGRMTKGVQQRVEELADRPPDYRPKGAPGYVHLLPLSEIIGAAIGAESPASQRVWDQYNLLIEKFGNEYNVLLDATTEELSRIVGPKVADLLSRMREGKLKVIPGYDGVYGRLELGNGFIKAPKRKTKGGRTLLSDFL, encoded by the coding sequence ATGCGAGTAATTATTGACGCACATATACATTCAAAGTATAGTCGTGCTACAAGCCAAAATATGGACATTCGCTCTATAGCCCGCTTCGCCCAGATCAAAGGTCTCACAGTGGTTGGTACTGGAGATTTCACTCACCCAAAATGGCTGGAGGAGATAAAGGAAGCATTGGAAGAGAACCCTCCTCACAGCGGGCTCTACAAACTAAAAAAGAGTGAGGAAGCAGGGGTTTATTTTATACTGACAGCTGAAGTCTCCACAGTCTTCGAGTTTGAGGGAAGGGGCAGAAAGGTTCACCATGTTATCTGGTGCCCTAATATTGAGATTGCTGAGCAGATCAACGACTCTCTCTCCAACTATGGTTCCCTCACGGATGATGGAAGACCAACCCTAACCATATCGGCACCCCAACTAGTGGAGGAAGTCTTAAACATCTCCGGCGGTAATTTTATCTTTCCAGCCCACGCTTGGACACCCTGGTTCAGCATCTTCGGAGCCTTCAGCGGCTTCGACAACGTCGAGGCGTGTTATCAAGATAAAAGTTCAAGGATACACGCCTTAGAAACTGGGCTCTCATCAGATCCTCCGATGAACTGGCGGGTTAGCTCCCTCGACCGTCTAGCCATAATATCCAATTCTGACTGCCATAGCGCTTGGCCCTGGCGTCTAGGTCGAGAGGCAACAGTCCTCGAGCTGGAGGAGTTAAGTTATCTAAAAATAGTAGAAGCAATTAAATCGAAGGATCCTAAGCGGCTACTCTTCACAATAGAGACAGACCCGGCTTATGGTAAATATCACTGGACGGGTCATAGAAACTGTAATGTCTCGATGCCCCCGGAGGATGCTATACGGCAAGGTGGCAGATGTCCTGTCTGTGGGGGGCGGATGACTAAAGGTGTTCAGCAAAGGGTAGAGGAGCTTGCCGATAGGCCTCCTGACTATAGACCAAAAGGCGCACCCGGCTATGTTCACCTCCTACCCCTCTCCGAGATAATCGGAGCGGCCATAGGGGCTGAGAGCCCGGCAAGCCAGAGGGTCTGGGATCAGTATAACCTCTTAATCGAGAAGTTCGGTAACGAATACAACGTGCTTCTAGATGCCACCACAGAAGAGCTAAGTCGAATAGTAGGCCCCAAGGTTGCAGACTTGTTAAGTAGGATGAGGGAAGGTAAGCTAAAGGTCATCCCCGGGTATGATGGTGTATATGGGCGGCTTGAACTTGGAAACGGCTTCATTAAAGCGCCAAAAAGGAAGACTAAAGGCGGCAGAACGTTGCTTAGTGACTTCCTTTAG